The Pseudomonas baetica genome includes a region encoding these proteins:
- a CDS encoding ion transporter, with the protein MDSSNNWRERLYVMIFQSDTLAGRRFDGILLLIILASLVIVMLDSIDSIHQNYADVLAYIEWGFTIIFLGEYILRLYCSPKPLRYAFSFYGLVDLLAIVPGILALYYSDAQYLLIIRIIRMLRIFRVLKLSPYLKQANYLMSALRGSKQKIVVFLVSVCTLVTVFGTLMYVIEGPEHGFTSIPKGIYWAIVTLTTVGFGDIVPKTPLGQVISSLVMITGYSIIAVPTGIFTAELANAMRGEQLQHDCPVCKKNSHEHGAAFCSRCGNQLFKKIE; encoded by the coding sequence ATGGACAGCAGCAACAACTGGCGTGAGCGGCTTTACGTCATGATTTTCCAGAGCGACACCCTCGCCGGGCGGCGCTTCGACGGCATCTTGCTGTTGATCATCCTCGCCAGTCTGGTGATCGTGATGCTCGACAGTATCGACAGCATCCACCAGAACTATGCTGATGTGCTGGCTTACATCGAGTGGGGCTTCACGATCATCTTTCTCGGTGAGTACATCCTGCGTCTGTATTGCTCACCGAAGCCGCTGCGCTACGCCTTCAGTTTTTATGGGCTGGTGGATTTGCTGGCGATCGTGCCCGGCATCCTCGCGCTGTATTACAGCGATGCGCAGTACCTGCTGATCATCCGGATTATCCGGATGCTGCGGATTTTCCGCGTACTCAAGCTCAGTCCGTATCTCAAACAAGCCAACTATCTGATGTCGGCGCTGCGCGGCAGCAAGCAGAAGATCGTTGTGTTTCTGGTCAGCGTCTGCACCCTGGTGACGGTGTTCGGCACCCTGATGTACGTGATTGAAGGCCCGGAGCACGGCTTCACCAGCATTCCCAAAGGCATCTATTGGGCTATCGTCACGTTGACCACCGTGGGTTTCGGCGACATCGTGCCAAAGACACCGCTGGGTCAGGTGATTTCGTCGCTGGTGATGATCACCGGTTACTCGATCATCGCTGTACCCACCGGGATTTTCACCGCCGAACTGGCCAACGCCATGCGCGGCGAACAACTGCAACACGACTGCCCGGTGTGCAAGAAAAACAGCCACGAACACGGCGCTGCGTTCTGCTCGCGTTGCGGCAATCAGCTGTTCAAGAAAATCGAATAA
- a CDS encoding urea transporter gives MSANSFNTHCPDWAEALLNGFSQIFLQRHPLCGLLCLLAILLTAPVLFSGALLGAVAGLLTAQRRNYAKADRQAGLFSYNGVLLGLLLSLYFPWSPLLPPLILAAGGLSAMVTQQWLKHVYRSRAIPAYTSPFVAMSWILLLFAEPSAPMAHIEMNTLNLFAAELRGLGQVMFLGHPLAGALIAAGLLIADRRAFSWALLASAIGLGSSLLHHETSAALFGLGSYNAVLAALAFSAQRQQPWLPLLGIVVALLVTPLFAAIGLATLTAPFILACWLIRAGIQMLGKANVDSTPCAHGENQPRLR, from the coding sequence ATGTCTGCCAACTCTTTCAACACCCACTGCCCCGACTGGGCCGAGGCTTTGCTCAACGGTTTCAGTCAAATATTCCTCCAGCGCCATCCGCTGTGCGGCCTGCTGTGTCTGCTGGCGATCCTGCTGACAGCGCCAGTGCTGTTCTCCGGTGCGCTGCTCGGCGCCGTCGCCGGATTACTCACCGCGCAACGGCGCAACTATGCCAAGGCTGATCGTCAGGCCGGGTTGTTCAGCTACAACGGCGTGTTGCTTGGTTTGTTGCTGAGCCTGTATTTCCCCTGGTCGCCATTGCTGCCGCCGCTGATTCTCGCCGCCGGCGGCCTCAGTGCGATGGTCACGCAGCAATGGCTCAAACATGTTTACCGCAGCCGAGCCATACCGGCCTACACCTCGCCGTTCGTGGCCATGAGCTGGATCCTGCTGCTGTTCGCCGAGCCTTCGGCGCCAATGGCGCACATCGAGATGAATACGCTGAACCTGTTCGCCGCTGAACTGCGCGGTTTGGGTCAGGTGATGTTCCTCGGTCATCCGCTGGCCGGCGCACTGATCGCCGCTGGTTTGCTGATCGCTGATCGGCGGGCTTTTAGCTGGGCGCTGCTGGCCTCGGCGATTGGTCTCGGTTCGAGCCTGCTGCACCACGAAACCAGCGCCGCACTGTTCGGCCTCGGCAGTTACAACGCGGTACTCGCCGCCCTCGCCTTCAGCGCGCAGCGTCAACAACCGTGGTTGCCGTTGCTCGGCATTGTTGTGGCGCTGCTGGTCACACCGCTGTTCGCCGCCATCGGCCTGGCCACGCTGACCGCGCCGTTCATCCTCGCCTGCTGGCTGATCCGCGCCGGTATCCAGATGCTTGGCAAGGCCAACGTCGACAGCACGCCTTGCGCTCATGGGGAGAATCAACCTAGGCTGCGCTGA
- a CDS encoding glycerate kinase type-2 family protein, translated as MSVDPQQLLRELFATAIDAAHPNQVLEAHLPADRTGRVIVIGAGKAAAAMAQVVERCWEGEVTGLVVTRYGHGAPCEKIEVVEAAHPVPDAAGLAVAKRVLELVSNLTEDDRVIFLLSGGGSALLALPADGITLADKQSINKALLKSGATIGEMNCVRKHLSAIKGGRLGKACWPATVYTYAISDVPGDLATVIASGPTVADPSTSTEALAIIKRYGIEIPASVRNWLQSPESETVKPGDPSLARSHFQLIARPQQSLDAAAVKCRQAGFSTLILGDLEGESREVAKVHAGIARQIINHGQPLAAPCVILSGGETTVTVRGNGRGGRNAEFLLSLTDSLKGQPGVYALAGDTDGIDGSEDNAGAIMTPDSYARAAALGLSASDELDNNNGYGYFAALDALIVTEPTRTNVNDFRAILILENCKS; from the coding sequence ATGTCGGTCGATCCGCAACAACTGCTGCGCGAGCTGTTTGCCACAGCCATCGACGCGGCCCATCCGAACCAAGTCCTCGAAGCTCATCTGCCCGCCGACCGCACCGGCCGCGTGATCGTCATCGGCGCCGGCAAAGCCGCCGCCGCCATGGCGCAAGTGGTCGAGCGCTGCTGGGAAGGTGAAGTCACAGGCCTGGTCGTGACCCGTTACGGTCACGGCGCCCCGTGCGAAAAAATCGAAGTGGTCGAAGCCGCGCATCCAGTCCCGGACGCTGCCGGTCTGGCCGTGGCCAAACGCGTGCTGGAGCTGGTCAGCAACCTGACTGAAGACGACCGCGTGATCTTCCTGCTCTCCGGTGGCGGCTCTGCCCTGTTGGCGCTGCCGGCCGACGGCATCACCCTCGCCGACAAACAGTCGATCAACAAAGCCCTGCTCAAATCCGGCGCGACCATCGGTGAGATGAACTGTGTGCGCAAGCACCTCTCGGCGATCAAGGGCGGCCGTCTCGGCAAGGCCTGCTGGCCGGCGACTGTTTATACCTATGCGATTTCCGATGTACCGGGCGACCTCGCTACGGTCATCGCTTCCGGCCCGACCGTGGCCGACCCAAGCACCTCCACCGAAGCGCTGGCGATCATCAAGCGCTACGGCATCGAGATCCCGGCCTCGGTACGCAACTGGCTACAAAGCCCCGAGTCGGAAACCGTCAAACCCGGTGATCCGAGCCTGGCCCGCAGTCACTTCCAGTTGATCGCCCGTCCGCAGCAATCGCTGGACGCCGCTGCGGTGAAATGCCGTCAGGCCGGTTTCAGCACGCTGATCCTCGGCGACCTGGAAGGTGAATCCCGCGAGGTGGCAAAAGTCCACGCCGGTATCGCCCGGCAGATCATCAACCATGGCCAGCCACTGGCTGCGCCGTGCGTGATCCTCTCCGGCGGCGAAACCACGGTGACCGTGCGCGGCAATGGCCGTGGCGGACGCAACGCCGAATTCCTCCTCAGCCTGACCGACAGCCTCAAGGGCCAGCCCGGCGTCTACGCCCTGGCCGGTGACACCGACGGCATCGACGGCTCGGAAGACAACGCCGGCGCGATCATGACCCCGGACAGCTACGCCCGCGCCGCCGCTCTGGGCTTAAGCGCCAGCGACGAACTGGATAACAACAACGGCTACGGCTATTTCGCGGCGCTCGATGCGCTGATCGTCACCGAGCCGACCCGCACCAACGTCAACGACTTCCGCGCCATCCTGATCCTTGAGAACTGCAAATCATGA
- a CDS encoding IS4 family transposase, giving the protein MRLARALELTHNFVSTPNSLEGLDSLLDPSLVEQALEQAGVATLRRRRLPLEMMLWCVISMAFFRRMSAWDVVSRMNIMLPGQRPLVAPSAVVQARQRLGSEAVRQVFDLTQKSWHEAASHPTWAGLRLLGVDGVVWRTPDTPENRARYDSASNQHGDTGFPQVRMVCQMELTSHLLIGSAFDGYRSNEMKLAEQLIETTPDHSLTLFDRGFYSLGLLHQWQQAGIERHWLMPLKKGSQYEVLQRLGRHDAVVSLSTSPQARKQWPGLPERLTARLLSKTVKGKVCQILTSMADSLRFPSDEIVDLYSQRWEIELGFREMKQTLLNSSYTLRSKTPEMIEQELWGVLLGYNLLRYQMVEMSRHCPGIHPCELSFTACTWAILGFINGVSADRSGNIPKYLAELHASAPHYVLPHRREERIYPRAIRLKSPKYPIKNKNASQLN; this is encoded by the coding sequence GATCCATCTCTGGTCGAACAGGCATTGGAGCAGGCCGGTGTAGCCACTTTGCGCAGGCGACGCTTACCTTTGGAAATGATGCTTTGGTGCGTCATCTCCATGGCGTTTTTTCGACGCATGTCGGCGTGGGATGTGGTCAGTCGCATGAACATCATGCTGCCTGGGCAACGTCCGCTGGTCGCGCCCAGCGCCGTAGTCCAAGCCCGTCAGCGGCTGGGCAGCGAGGCCGTACGACAAGTCTTCGATCTGACTCAGAAAAGCTGGCATGAAGCGGCCAGTCATCCGACCTGGGCCGGGTTGCGCTTGCTGGGTGTCGACGGCGTCGTCTGGCGTACGCCCGATACACCGGAAAACCGTGCGCGTTACGACTCCGCCAGCAACCAGCATGGCGATACTGGTTTTCCTCAGGTGCGCATGGTTTGCCAAATGGAATTGACCAGTCACTTACTGATTGGCAGCGCGTTTGACGGCTATCGCAGCAACGAGATGAAACTGGCGGAGCAACTGATCGAAACCACCCCCGATCACTCGCTGACGCTGTTCGATCGCGGCTTTTATTCCTTGGGGTTGCTGCATCAATGGCAGCAAGCAGGCATCGAGCGACATTGGTTGATGCCGCTGAAAAAAGGCTCGCAGTACGAAGTGCTTCAGCGTTTGGGGCGCCACGATGCTGTGGTCTCGTTGAGTACTTCGCCGCAGGCCCGCAAGCAATGGCCTGGATTGCCGGAGCGCCTGACTGCGCGGCTTCTGAGCAAAACCGTCAAGGGCAAGGTTTGTCAGATACTGACGTCGATGGCCGACTCATTACGCTTCCCGTCCGACGAAATCGTCGATCTCTACAGCCAGCGATGGGAGATCGAGTTAGGGTTTAGAGAAATGAAGCAGACCCTGCTGAACAGCAGCTATACGCTGCGCAGCAAGACGCCCGAAATGATTGAGCAGGAACTGTGGGGCGTGTTGTTGGGCTACAACCTGTTGCGTTATCAGATGGTGGAGATGAGCCGCCATTGTCCAGGCATCCATCCATGCGAACTGAGCTTCACCGCGTGCACTTGGGCGATCTTGGGGTTTATCAACGGCGTTTCTGCGGATCGTTCGGGGAACATCCCCAAATATCTCGCAGAGTTGCATGCCTCAGCCCCGCATTATGTCCTGCCACATCGACGCGAGGAGCGCATTTATCCTCGGGCAATCAGGCTCAAATCGCCGAAGTATCCGATCAAAAACAAAAATGCCAGTCAGCTTAACTGA
- the pyk gene encoding pyruvate kinase — protein MTPDKKVKILATLGPAVDGIDDIRELVEAGVNIFRLNFSHGDHADHAKRYQWIREVERQLNYPLGILMDLQGPKLRVGKFADGKVQLHRGQAFRLDLDVTPGDERRVNLPHPEIIAALEAGMDLLLDDGKLRLRVVTKYSDAIDTTVLNGGELSDRKGVNVPQAVLDLSPLTAKDRRDLSFGLELGVDWVALSFVQRPQDILEARELIGDKAFLMAKIEKPSAVEQLREIAELSDAIMVARGDLGVEVPAESVPQIQKNIITTCRELGKPVVVATQMLESMRFSPAPTRAEVTDVANAVAEGADAVMLSAETASGEYPLEAVQMMSKIILQVENGPDYQTQLDVSRPKAEATVSDAISCAIRRISNVLPVAVLVNYSESGTSSLRAARERPKAPILNLTPNLQTARRLSVAWGIHSVVNDRLRQVDEVCSTALEIAQAQGMAERGDTLLITAGVPFGQLGSTNSLRIETLI, from the coding sequence ATGACGCCTGATAAAAAGGTCAAAATCCTCGCCACCCTCGGGCCTGCGGTCGATGGCATCGACGACATCCGTGAACTGGTCGAGGCCGGGGTGAATATCTTCCGCCTCAACTTCAGCCACGGCGATCACGCCGACCACGCCAAGCGCTATCAGTGGATCCGCGAGGTCGAGCGCCAGCTCAACTATCCGCTGGGCATTCTGATGGACCTGCAAGGGCCGAAACTGCGCGTCGGCAAGTTCGCCGACGGCAAGGTGCAATTGCATCGCGGTCAGGCATTCCGGCTTGATCTGGACGTCACACCGGGCGATGAACGCCGGGTGAACCTGCCGCATCCGGAGATCATCGCGGCGCTGGAAGCCGGCATGGATCTGCTGCTCGACGACGGCAAACTGCGTCTGCGCGTAGTGACCAAGTACTCCGACGCGATCGACACCACCGTGCTCAACGGCGGCGAACTGTCCGACCGTAAAGGTGTGAACGTGCCGCAAGCAGTGCTCGACCTGAGCCCACTGACCGCCAAGGATCGTCGCGACCTGAGCTTCGGTCTGGAGCTGGGCGTGGATTGGGTGGCGCTGTCGTTTGTGCAGCGTCCGCAAGACATTCTCGAAGCGCGCGAACTGATCGGCGACAAAGCCTTTCTGATGGCGAAAATCGAGAAGCCGTCGGCAGTCGAGCAACTGCGCGAAATCGCCGAACTGAGCGACGCGATCATGGTGGCCCGCGGTGATCTGGGCGTCGAAGTGCCCGCCGAGAGCGTGCCGCAGATTCAGAAAAACATCATCACCACATGCCGCGAACTCGGTAAACCGGTGGTGGTGGCAACGCAGATGCTGGAATCGATGCGCTTCTCCCCTGCCCCGACCCGCGCTGAGGTGACCGACGTTGCCAACGCTGTGGCCGAAGGCGCCGATGCGGTCATGCTCTCGGCAGAAACCGCGTCGGGCGAATACCCGCTGGAAGCCGTGCAGATGATGAGCAAGATCATCCTCCAGGTGGAAAACGGCCCGGACTACCAGACGCAACTCGACGTCAGCCGACCAAAAGCCGAAGCGACGGTTTCCGATGCGATCAGTTGCGCGATCCGTCGCATCAGCAACGTGCTGCCGGTGGCGGTGCTGGTCAACTACAGCGAGTCGGGCACCTCGAGTTTGCGTGCGGCGCGGGAACGGCCGAAAGCACCGATCCTCAACCTGACGCCGAACCTGCAGACCGCGCGCCGTTTGAGCGTGGCCTGGGGGATTCATTCGGTGGTCAACGATCGTTTGCGGCAGGTCGACGAGGTGTGTTCGACCGCACTGGAAATTGCCCAGGCACAAGGTATGGCCGAGCGCGGTGACACGCTGTTGATCACCGCCGGTGTGCCGTTCGGGCAGCTGGGGTCGACCAACTCGCTGCGTATCGAAACATTGATCTAA
- a CDS encoding sulfate ABC transporter substrate-binding protein, with protein MKKLFGASLLAAGLAFGSVAQAAPTLLNVSYDVMRDFYKDYNAAFQKHWQAEHNENITVQMSFGGSSKQARSVIDGLPADVITMNMATDINALADNGKLVPDNWVTRLPNNSAPFTSATVFIVRKGNPKALKDWPDLLKDGVQVIVPNPKTSGNGRYTYLSAWGYVLKNGGDENKAKDFVGKLFKQAPVLDTGGRAATTTFMTNQIGDVLVTFENEAEMIAREFGRDQFEVIYPSVSAEAEPPVSVVDKVVDKKGSRAAADEYLKYLWSPQGQEIAAANYLRPRDPAVLAKYTDRFPKVDFLSVEKTFGDWRTVQKTHFNDGGVFDQIYTGQ; from the coding sequence GTGAAAAAACTCTTTGGCGCCTCACTTCTCGCCGCCGGTCTCGCCTTCGGTAGCGTGGCTCAAGCCGCACCGACCTTGCTGAACGTTTCCTACGACGTGATGCGCGATTTCTACAAGGACTACAACGCCGCGTTCCAGAAACACTGGCAAGCCGAACACAACGAAAACATCACCGTACAGATGTCCTTCGGCGGTTCGAGCAAGCAAGCGCGCTCGGTGATCGATGGCCTGCCGGCTGACGTCATCACCATGAACATGGCGACCGACATCAACGCTCTGGCCGACAACGGCAAACTGGTTCCGGACAACTGGGTCACGCGCCTGCCGAACAACAGCGCGCCCTTCACCTCGGCCACTGTGTTCATCGTCCGCAAGGGCAACCCGAAAGCCCTGAAAGACTGGCCGGATCTGCTCAAGGATGGCGTGCAGGTGATCGTGCCGAACCCGAAAACCTCGGGCAACGGCCGCTACACCTACCTCTCGGCCTGGGGTTATGTGCTGAAGAACGGTGGCGACGAAAACAAGGCCAAGGACTTTGTCGGCAAACTGTTCAAGCAAGCACCGGTGCTGGATACCGGCGGCCGCGCCGCGACCACCACGTTCATGACCAACCAGATTGGCGACGTGCTGGTGACCTTCGAGAACGAAGCGGAAATGATCGCCCGCGAATTTGGTCGTGATCAGTTCGAAGTGATCTACCCGAGCGTTTCTGCTGAGGCTGAGCCGCCGGTGTCGGTGGTCGACAAAGTCGTCGACAAGAAAGGTTCGCGCGCAGCGGCGGATGAGTACCTGAAGTACCTGTGGTCACCGCAAGGTCAGGAGATTGCTGCGGCGAACTACCTGCGCCCACGTGATCCGGCGGTGCTGGCGAAGTACACCGACCGTTTCCCGAAAGTCGACTTCCTGTCGGTGGAGAAGACCTTTGGTGACTGGCGCACCGTGCAGAAGACCCACTTCAATGATGGTGGGGTGTTTGATCAGATTTACACGGGCCAGTAA